One Cyclopterus lumpus isolate fCycLum1 chromosome 7, fCycLum1.pri, whole genome shotgun sequence DNA window includes the following coding sequences:
- the ttll10 gene encoding protein polyglycylase TTLL10 has protein sequence MQEATSESGLEPVQREEKAREKAREGFPHMSVNQELRDRGSEASGAAGLRSFPRGLPTCSYPGRDRQRQAEEPRGAGPFYFIGGANGAEIVSSYCESRGWKRIYNIHREDVKLKWCESKSPATYCNFREGEQLVYQIPNNKVLTTKIGLLSSLRQYERVSSKVNHGKALRLKLKMEEFIPTTFRMDVREEREAFFAQQEGVSNNESHMWICKPTGLNQGRGIFLLKSQEDMAAFRLNLQHTEDSQANGRTLHHRPQARVVQHYIQRPLLLKGKKFDVRSYLLIACTAPYVVFFRHGYVRLTCDLYDPSSNNLSAHLTNQCVQKKNPLYSQLKEDTVWSMERFNTYVNESFRVPKGLPRDWVLGAFTMRMQQIMTQCFLAVKSKLDCRLGFFDLIGCDFMVDEDFKVWLLEMNCNPALHTNCKVLEEVIPGIVVETLDLTLEIFNKCRANQRILPLASQRDFVLLYNRVLPPDSALVCSKSNTNREFSRKRTQKTEPKRRGSEGNIVPSSSPERGNVSASGEGRGSSKYGQCPPTSTAPSRFHQDSPSVQGPSRLHSIQTARTKNPRTRVELKLSKCGVHHYSKAAGVVKDSKAHRETIIMSLSSQGITACGFPETTIPVPPHAAWKRT, from the exons ATGCAAGAAGCGACATCAGAAAGTGGACTAGAGCCggtccagagggaggagaaagcgagagagaaagcgagagagggGTTTCCCCACATGTCTGTCAACCAGGAACTCCGGGACAGAGGGTCAG aAGCATCAGGTGCAGCCGGCCTGAGGTCCTTCCCCAGGGGCTTGCCGACCTGCTCCTACCCAGGCAGGGACCGGCAGCGGCAGGCAGAGGAGCCCCGGGGTGCTGGGCCTTTCTATTTCATTGGAGGAGCCAATGGGGCTGAAAT AGTGAGCAGTTACTGTGAGAGCAGAGGATGGAAGAGGATTTACAACATACACAGGGAGGATGTTAAACTCAAGTGGTGTGAGAGCAAATCACCAGCCACCTACTGTAACTTCAGAGAAG GGGAACAGCTGGTGTACCAGATTCCCAACAACAAGGTGCTCACCACTAAGATCGGCCTCCTCAGCAGTCTGCGGCAGTATGAGCGAGTCAGCAGCAAAGTCAACCACGGCAAAGCACTCAGGTT GAAGCTGAAAATGGAGGAGTTTATTCCCACAACCTTCCGCATGGACgtgagggaagagagggaggctTTCTTTGCCCAGCAGGAAG GTGTGAGCAACAATGAGAGTCACATGTGGATCTGTAAGCCCACGGGTCTGAACCAAGGCAGAGGAATCTTTCTGCTGAAGAGCCAGGAGGACATGGCCGCCTTCAGACTGAACCTGCAGCACACGGAGGACAGCCAGGCCAACGGGAGGACGCTCCACCACCGGCCTCAGGCTCGCGTTGTCCAACA TTACATCCAGAGGCCGCTGCTCCTGAAAGGGAAGAAGTTTGACGTGCGCTCCTACCTCCTGATCGCCTGCACCGCACCTTACGTGGTCTTCTTTCGCCATGGATATGTGCGACTGACCTGTGACCTCTACGACCCCAGCTCCAACAACCTGTCTGCCCACCTGACAAATCAG TGCGTGCAGAAGAAGAACCCTCTGTACAGCCAGCTGAAGGAGGACACGGTCTGGTCCATGGAGAGATTCAACACCTACGTCAATGAAAGCTTTCGGGTTCCCAAGGGTCTGCCCAGGGACTGGGTGCTGGGCGCCTTCACA ATGCGCATGCAGCAGATCATGACCCAGTGCTTCTTGGCAGTCAAATCCAAGTTAGACTGCCGACTGGGCTTCTTTGACTTGATTGGCTGCGACTTCATGGTCGATGAGGACTTCAAG GTTTGGCTGTTGGAGATGAACTGTAATCCAGCGCTCCACACGAATTGTAAAGTGCTGGAGGAGGTGATACCCGGCATTGTTGTGGAGACGCTGG ATTTAACGCTGGAGATCTTTAACAAGTGTCGTGCCAATCAGAGGATTCTTCCGTTGGCCAGTCAGAGGGACTTCGTGCTGCTTTACAACAGAGTTTTACCTCCGGATTCAGCGCTGGTCTGCAGCAAGAGCAACACAAACAGGGAATTCAGCCGGAAAAGAACCCAAAAGACTGAGCCCAAAAGACGCGGGTCAGAGGGCAACATTGTGCCCTCATCATCCCCTGAAAGGGGGAATGTATCAGCAAGTGGGGAAGGAAGAGGTAGTTCAAAGTATGGCCAGTGTCCCCCCACCTCCACAGCCCCCTCACGTTTCCATCAAGACTCTCCATCAGTGCAGGGACCTTCACGTTTACACAGCATACAGACTGCGAGGACCAAGAATCCCAGGACTCGGGTTGAACTCAAGCTGAGCAAATGTGGCGTGCATCATTATTCAAAAGCTGCAGGCGTCGTGAAGGACTCAAAGGCTCATCGGGAGACGATAATTATGTCGCTGTCGTCACAAGGGATCACTGCTTGTGGCTTTCCGGAGACCACGATACCGGTCCCTCCTCATGCCGCGTGGAAAAGAACGTGA